GCAACACCGCCAATCCATCGGTCGAAATGATTTTACAGATCAATCGAAATCGAGTGATTCTCAAATTTAATCATCAATTCGACATTTACGCGCATGTAAAAATGTCAAACGGATAGTTCGGATCCGATTTGGGTCGGGTTGAATATGACCCTATCtatattgatccattttcatgtaGTAAAAATCTAACGATCCATATCCGATCCGATCCATATTATtcaaacactttcatatttaatcaaatttatcaaaacttatgagttattaaaaaatttataaaaacaaaataattaatttttaaaataattagataacctatttatgacctatttaaaactcatttaagACTGATAGTGATCcctttataacccatttaagtTTATTAAGCAATCCATTTATAATCCACCCTATTCAATATGGGTTGGAATATGGGCTCCTGACCCATTTTGCCCCCTTTATGTGCATGTCACGCAGATATAATTGCAATTAGCGAGCCGATACcttgggtttttttccaaaatatggttaaaaaaataccaatttaaGTGTTTTTGCAAACAATTTACCGATTTAGGGCCTTGTGCACCTactccttaattttttttttacttttttttttgccgcacattttatgtttttttaattttttttccttttatatttataataacgttTATTTATaatgtatatatttatacaacTCGGACGACTACACGACACGGCGGCAACTTGCGAGCGTGGCGGCGGCATGGGGCTCGCGGGCTTGCGGCACACGGGAGTCCTCGAGCGGTCGAACGAAGGGGGGGGGGCATGCCGCTGCGCCCGCGAGTTACCGCCATGTCATCATTTGAGTTGTATAAATATATAcgttataaataaatattattataaataaataaataaataaataaaaagtgtggaaaaaaaaaataaaaagaaaaaattaagattgtGCGCCTCTTTGGGAGGCGCACAAGGCACGTGCTCCTATAACAGAGGTGCATATGCCCTCAATCggtaaaatttttacaaaaacccttaaattgatattttttttgaccatattttagaaaaaagccCCGATACCTTATCCATCGTGCAATGACAAACGTCTTGCTGGAAAGGTTATACGACTCTTTCTGCATACGTATATTGCCTGCCCAACCAAgcatccttcttttttttgtttccatcTATTGCACACATGAATTAGGGCTGTGCAACCGGGtcgggtttacccggaacccggatcggcccacccgaaaaatggggtcgggaatcggttcttgctcaaaccggtTCGGGTTtcggtttcaatttttgggaacaTGTTGAaaccggtccagttcccgattctaggtgaagacccacctggaccggttttagaaccggtttttagttacttaaaaaaaaaaaaagaaaccctaatgtagtgtccaaataactatgattttggttttatgctcatggtgtttgagtttttttggtGCTGGTTCATGCGTGCTTAATATGGTGtcttttagcatgttatttGAATTATACAATTTCggttcttttttaatgggtacaatgaaaattgaagtgtgatagaaagacttgcactatgttaattcagcgttctggaggatcattgttgcttttggtggattgtaacttttattttttatatcggggtttgttgcttttggtggatcatactattatttattattattttttggattgttgcttttagtgtattataatttttgttgctcatttcatcaatgctcatgttattttgatgaaaaaaaaaggaaaacaagttcTCGGGTAAACCTTAAAACCGGAtcgaaaaatagggtcggttccaaaacaagTTCTAAGATAAACGGGGTCGGTTCTTGGTTCCAAAAACCGGGAACCGATTATAACAGGGTCGGTTTTAGGGTCTAGGTCCGGACCCGGcctatgctcacccctaacacGAATGATTGTTTTTTTACTAGCGaaaattaaggctccatttgtataacgtaaatgaatgatttggaaaaaaaatcattttataaatGGTCGCTCATaaatatgaacaaaaaattacgtcatcgttcacgaaaattTTCAGACATAGATTATTAAAAATAGAATCTATCGATTACttattttaagtattttaagcgatacaaccTAAGGGTAATCGGTCCTCGGTTCGGTCAGATTCCACCTAGGTATAAGGAATTGGACCGGTCCCCGAGTAGTCTAATGAAACCGGTGAGCAACATAAACTTTAATTTCGTTTtagtttacatttaagaaataaaaagaaatgaccGGTTGATATTTagatttacatttaagaaaaaacataattaaaaataatctaTCCTCTGGACAGGCCCGGTTCCcctaaaatcgaaaatcgaatcGAAAATCACTAATTCCAATTGAGCATCAGATTGGCACCCCAAGGAAGTAGGCCAAACCAGCTAGTTCGATTTGATCCGTTCATCTTGTATACTCCTAATATCAGCATtaattttaggataaatatttttcaaattattcatttttcacaaaagaaacgTTACCTAAAACATCGAGAGTTCTTCctcccccaccaaaaaaaaaaaaaggaaagaaggctGTGACTTTCCCAAATTGGTCTTATTCAGCAGTTCAAAAACAGCATAACTCTCCAAACCGTGAAACTCACTATTCAAAATGGTGTCAACTGTATAATATAAGCACACCTACTTATCTTCTCCCGTAGCTTTGCTTTTCACATTTCCCTTTCCCAAAtttcacttcttcttcacctATACGTTGCACAACATTTCATTTGTATGTACAAACTTCCCTCCTGTATCTTACCAGAACTCAGATATGGCAAACCATGCCTACTTCTATACTAGATGCATGGGGCGTGTTCATCGCATGCGTTGGCGCTCTACTGTTCCTCCTCAGAAAACTGTAGCCGAGGTCGATCACGAGCCGTCTAATTAGACCCGATCCTCGCTTCGCTCTCACGTAATAATGCCCCAGAATGTATGCTATTCCCGCTTCCCTGGCTTCCATCAGTGCGCGCAACTCCTCCATCGCTTCAGGATCCATCTTCGGGCTCCCCGGCACGATGAACCTCACTTTCTTCCTTGACCTGGCCTGTGGCGGGGGCGATTTTATCTCCGTCTGCTCTGACGAAGACGTTAATTCCGCCATGTCCTTCTCATCCTCGCTCATTTGGATCCCATCGGGATGAGAAGAACAGGTCCCTACCACTGTCATCTTGCCATCCTCCTTCGGAAAGCCCCCATTCCCAGCAGCGGCGCCCATGCCCTGCGAGCGTATGAACTCCGCAATGCTACACACAAGATCCCTCTCGAACTCCACGTCGTCCTTGTGGACATCTCTGTACCCATAACGCACAATGCACCGATAAATCCTATGCTCCCTCGAACCGATGCGGCCCACAAGGAACCTCTCCTTGTGCCTAACGTGCGGGATTGGAACCGACTTGATGCAGAGGAAGACCAGGACCTGGTGGAATGCTGGTAAGTTGGTGATAAAGTGGGAGAAGATGGCCGGAATCCCGTGAACCAGCTCAGTGTGGATCAGCCCGATTCCTCGGACACGCACTATGCCCAGGGTAGGGCCTAACCCGAGAATCCAATCGATGGAGACCTTATTCTGAAGATCGTACTCGTATGCTTTGAGCGTGCCATAGTGCCAGACATACATCACCAAGAGGAAGACCGATGCTAAGGCGACCGGGACCCATGCTCCTTCAAAGAACTTGATGAGGGAAGCCGAGAAGAAGAGCGCCTCAACAGTGCCGAAGAGGAGTATGAAACATACCGCGATGACAACACTCTGGTGCCAGCAGAGGATTATGACGAGAGACATCAGACACGTTGTAACCAGCATGACTGTTATAACTGCCAAACCTGTCATGTATAAAGCACATGGTCAGAGATACACTCAAAAGAATTGTATTTTCTTGCTGAAAATCTCATCTAACTCCAATTCTTTTTCTCCATTGAAAGTGCTTACAAATTACAATGACCAAAGTGGGGATGATTAAGGCGGGTTCGGGAGGATCTTGGAGCGGGATTCCAAAGCTCACTAAAGGTATGGTGGTTCATGAGGGTCTTGGAATGGGATCCAAGTGGAGTGGGACGCAAGCCACACCACAGAGCTCTAAAGCTTGAGTGGACCAGCAGATAACCTGTATGGCAATTTAACAGTGGTGCATCTCTCTAGATAGGGAGGATGATCTACGCGATATGACACCGATCTTCATGGTAATCGGTATAGTTGCTATCTATAAGTATCATTTCAAGCAGTGCATATCAACTTGTTGCAAAATGAGGTAAGCAGAAAACTCGTTTCCACCCGAGTTGATATCAGAACCTTAAATTTCGCGAGTTGTTTGCAATGAAAATGCTGCGCGAGAAGTTTCTCCCGCCAACAAAGGGAATCTATAAAGTAAACAATCTGTTACATGCTCTCCGATGAAAGAGTTAAAAAGCTCTACTGAATGCAGAAGTAACTAATATAAGACTGGGACGAAAATGAAGAGGATCGTCCAAGTTGTACCTGACGCATTCCCCATGTGCTTTGTGTCTCTGAAACCAATAGTGATCGCCAAACACAACACCATCAAGATCCAATTAATCTCTGGGATGTAAATCTGGCCATGAATTTTAGA
The genomic region above belongs to Rhodamnia argentea isolate NSW1041297 chromosome 6, ASM2092103v1, whole genome shotgun sequence and contains:
- the LOC115734488 gene encoding potassium transporter 6-like, which codes for MDLEPGNRQNDHLKKKESWRTVLTLAYQSLGVVYGDLSTSPLYVYNSAFAEDIQHSETNEEIYGVLSCVFWTLTLVPLLKYVFIVLRADDNGEGGTFALYSLLCRHARVNSLPNCQVADEELSEYKRAGASSLPKSGFGPKLKSTLERHRVLQRLLLVLALIGACMVIGDGVLTPAISVFSAVSGLELPMSKEHHKYVEVPVACVILIGLFALQHYGTHRVGFLFAPVMTMWLLCISAIGLYNIFRWNPHIYQALSPYYIYIFLRKTRREGWMSLGGILLCITGSEAMFADLGHFSQLSIKIAFTSMVYPSLILAYMGQAAYLSQHHIVGSDYRIGFYVSVPEKLRWPVLAIAILAAVVGSQAIITGTFSIIKQCSALGCFPRVKIVHTSSKIHGQIYIPEINWILMVLCLAITIGFRDTKHMGNASGLAVITVMLVTTCLMSLVIILCWHQSVVIAVCFILLFGTVEALFFSASLIKFFEGAWVPVALASVFLLVMYVWHYGTLKAYEYDLQNKVSIDWILGLGPTLGIVRVRGIGLIHTELVHGIPAIFSHFITNLPAFHQVLVFLCIKSVPIPHVRHKERFLVGRIGSREHRIYRCIVRYGYRDVHKDDVEFERDLVCSIAEFIRSQGMGAAAGNGGFPKEDGKMTVVGTCSSHPDGIQMSEDEKDMAELTSSSEQTEIKSPPPQARSRKKVRFIVPGSPKMDPEAMEELRALMEAREAGIAYILGHYYVRAKRGSGLIRRLVIDLGYSFLRRNSRAPTHAMNTPHASSIEVGMVCHI